Proteins from one Arthrobacter sp. DNA4 genomic window:
- a CDS encoding lactate utilization protein C — MTAREDILSRIRAALQDSPQAPQIPREYRAASELDTDALIELLVDRLVDYKAQVAVVPEAEVPARIASLLDGARSFVVPEGFDAGWLAGTGDDGGSRRRVDSPAAPLSVAELDGIDAVVTGSAVAVAETGTIILDGSANQGRRAISLVPDHHICVVKAADITGILPEALGRIDGTRPVTMISGPSATSDIELERVEGVHGPRRLDVIIAR; from the coding sequence ATGACCGCACGCGAAGACATCCTCTCCCGGATCAGGGCAGCATTGCAGGACAGCCCGCAGGCGCCGCAGATTCCGCGGGAATACCGGGCAGCATCGGAACTGGACACGGACGCACTGATCGAGCTCCTGGTGGACCGGCTGGTGGACTACAAGGCGCAGGTGGCGGTGGTTCCGGAAGCAGAGGTGCCCGCACGGATTGCGTCGCTCCTTGACGGGGCGCGCAGTTTCGTCGTGCCCGAAGGGTTCGACGCCGGGTGGCTGGCAGGAACCGGCGACGACGGCGGGTCCCGCCGCCGCGTCGACTCTCCGGCGGCACCGCTCAGCGTCGCCGAGCTCGATGGCATTGATGCCGTGGTGACCGGCAGCGCCGTGGCGGTCGCCGAGACGGGAACCATCATCCTGGACGGCAGCGCCAACCAGGGCCGCCGCGCCATCAGCCTGGTCCCGGACCACCATATCTGCGTGGTGAAGGCCGCCGATATCACCGGGATCCTGCCCGAGGCGCTGGGCCGGATCGACGGGACCCGGCCCGTCACGATGATCAGCGGGCCGAGTGCCACCAGCGACATCGAGCTCGAACGCGTGGAGGGCGTCCATGGACCGCGCAGGCTTGACGTCATCATTGCCCGCTAG
- a CDS encoding pyruvate, water dikinase regulatory protein: MTTAALRPVYFLSDSTGITAETLGNTLLTQFPVDNFDRVTIPFITTAEQARSVVRTIDGLAATGPQPLVFSTAVSSEIRQILGGCKGVIVDLIGTHVGVLEQALGAPASGEPGRAHGLGNAARYQSRMAAVEYAMEHDDGQSLRALEKAQVILVAPSRCGKTPTTMYLALQHGIFAANFPLVDEDFQHDGLPKPLRPFVSKCFGLSSNPLRLSQIRTERRPSSPYASLRQCGFELRSAEQLYVSHRIPYLNSATVSVEEMAATILQRMNLKH, translated from the coding sequence ATGACCACTGCTGCTCTACGGCCTGTCTACTTCCTGTCGGACAGCACCGGCATCACCGCGGAAACCTTGGGGAATACGCTGCTGACGCAGTTCCCCGTGGACAACTTCGACCGCGTCACCATTCCCTTCATCACCACGGCTGAACAGGCCCGGTCCGTAGTGCGTACCATCGACGGCCTTGCTGCCACCGGGCCGCAGCCGCTGGTCTTTTCCACCGCCGTCAGCAGCGAAATACGCCAGATCCTGGGCGGCTGCAAGGGCGTCATCGTGGACCTGATCGGTACGCACGTGGGAGTCCTGGAACAGGCGCTGGGGGCACCGGCCAGCGGCGAACCGGGCCGCGCGCACGGGCTCGGGAACGCCGCGCGCTACCAGTCCCGGATGGCGGCGGTGGAGTACGCGATGGAGCACGACGACGGGCAGAGCCTGCGTGCGCTGGAGAAGGCCCAAGTGATCCTGGTGGCCCCGTCCCGGTGCGGCAAGACGCCCACCACCATGTATCTGGCGCTCCAGCACGGGATCTTCGCCGCAAACTTTCCACTGGTGGACGAAGACTTCCAGCACGACGGGCTGCCCAAGCCGCTGCGGCCTTTCGTGTCGAAGTGTTTCGGCCTGTCCTCCAACCCGTTGCGCCTCAGCCAGATCCGGACCGAACGGCGGCCCAGCTCCCCGTATGCGTCGCTGCGGCAGTGCGGTTTTGAGCTGCGCAGCGCCGAGCAGCTGTACGTCTCGCACCGCATTCCGTACCTGAACTCGGCCACCGTCTCCGTGGAGGAGATGGCGGCCACCATCCTGCAGCGGATGAACCTCAAGCACTAG
- the ppsA gene encoding phosphoenolpyruvate synthase, with product MTTDVLWFSELGLKDLDKVGGKNASLGEMVQNLTSAGVQVPDGFATTADAYRRFLSDSGLDQKIADRLVGLDTDDVTALAAAGQEIRSLVRDTPFLPDFEAQVREAYQQLVDKHAGSADLSWAVRSSATAEDLPDASFAGQQETFLNVRGIENILQAIKDVFASLYNDRAIAYRVHHKFEHAEVALSAGIQRMVRSDVGASGVMFTMDTESGFQDAVFVTSSYGLGEAVVQGAVNPDEFYVYKPALEAGRPAILKRGLGEKALQMTYTNSSEIGRTIDFVPVEDSLRSRFSLTDDDVEQLARHAVAIEKHYGRPMDIEWGKDGIDGGLYILQARPETVQSRRAPGSMSRFRLNESGPVLVEGRAIGQRIGAGKVRILTAIDQMASFQTGDVLVADMTDPDWEPIMKRASAIVTNRGGRTCHAAIIARELGIPAVVGTGNATDSLSDGQEVTVSCADGETGTIYQGLLDFSVEETGITQMPEAPVKVMMNVGTPEQAFTFAQLPNHGVGLARLEFIINRQIGIHPKALLNLDSQPEDVAAEIRERISAYDSPRDYYIKRLAEGVATIAAAFAPEPVIVRMSDFKSNEYANLIGGPVYEPHEENPMIGFRGASRYLEPSFRDCFDLECEALSFVRNEMGLTNVKLMIPFVRTLDEAQGVIELLAENGLRRGENGLEVIMMCELPSNALLADEFLEYFDGFSIGSNDMTQLTLGLDRDSAIVANSFDERDAAVKKLLSMAIKACRAREKYVGICGQGPSDHPDFAEWLVKEGVNSVSLNPDTVVDTWIRLAGASEETPNVAAAAGV from the coding sequence ATGACGACTGACGTTCTGTGGTTCTCTGAACTTGGACTCAAGGACCTGGACAAGGTGGGCGGCAAGAACGCCTCCCTGGGCGAGATGGTGCAGAACCTGACCTCGGCCGGCGTCCAGGTTCCGGACGGGTTCGCCACCACGGCGGACGCGTACCGCAGGTTCCTGTCCGATTCCGGCCTGGACCAGAAGATTGCCGACCGGCTGGTGGGACTGGACACGGATGACGTGACGGCCCTGGCCGCCGCCGGCCAGGAAATCCGCTCCCTGGTCCGCGATACCCCCTTCCTGCCGGACTTCGAGGCGCAGGTCCGCGAGGCGTACCAGCAGCTGGTGGACAAGCACGCCGGCTCCGCCGACCTGTCCTGGGCGGTACGGTCCAGCGCCACCGCGGAGGACCTTCCCGATGCCTCCTTCGCCGGGCAGCAGGAAACCTTCCTGAACGTCCGCGGGATCGAGAACATCCTGCAGGCCATCAAGGACGTCTTCGCCTCCCTCTACAACGACCGCGCCATCGCCTACCGCGTGCACCACAAGTTCGAGCACGCCGAGGTGGCACTGTCCGCCGGCATCCAGCGCATGGTGCGTTCCGACGTCGGTGCGTCCGGTGTCATGTTCACCATGGACACCGAGTCCGGCTTCCAGGACGCCGTGTTCGTCACCTCCTCCTACGGCCTGGGCGAAGCCGTCGTGCAGGGTGCCGTGAACCCGGACGAGTTCTACGTCTACAAACCCGCCCTGGAGGCCGGCCGCCCGGCGATCCTCAAGCGCGGCCTGGGCGAGAAGGCCCTGCAGATGACGTACACCAACAGCAGCGAAATCGGCCGCACCATCGATTTCGTCCCGGTGGAGGACTCCCTGCGCTCGCGCTTCAGCCTGACGGACGACGACGTGGAGCAGCTTGCACGCCACGCCGTCGCCATCGAGAAGCACTACGGCCGTCCCATGGACATTGAGTGGGGCAAGGACGGGATCGACGGCGGCCTGTACATCCTGCAGGCACGTCCGGAAACCGTGCAGTCCCGCCGGGCCCCCGGCAGCATGAGCCGGTTCCGCCTGAACGAAAGCGGGCCCGTGCTGGTGGAAGGCCGCGCCATCGGCCAGCGGATCGGCGCCGGCAAGGTCCGGATCCTCACCGCCATCGACCAGATGGCCTCCTTCCAGACCGGCGACGTCCTGGTGGCCGACATGACGGACCCCGACTGGGAACCCATCATGAAGCGGGCCTCCGCCATCGTCACCAACCGCGGCGGCCGTACCTGCCACGCCGCCATCATCGCCCGCGAACTGGGGATTCCCGCCGTCGTGGGCACCGGCAACGCCACTGACTCGCTGTCCGATGGCCAGGAGGTCACTGTCTCCTGCGCCGACGGCGAGACCGGCACCATCTACCAGGGCCTGCTGGACTTCAGTGTTGAGGAAACCGGCATCACCCAGATGCCTGAGGCGCCGGTGAAGGTCATGATGAACGTCGGCACCCCGGAGCAGGCCTTCACCTTCGCCCAGCTGCCCAACCACGGCGTGGGCCTGGCGCGGCTGGAGTTCATCATCAACCGGCAGATCGGCATCCACCCCAAGGCCCTGCTGAACCTGGACAGCCAGCCCGAGGACGTGGCCGCCGAGATCCGTGAGCGGATCAGCGCCTACGACAGCCCCCGCGACTACTACATCAAGCGGCTGGCCGAAGGCGTGGCCACGATCGCTGCGGCGTTCGCGCCGGAACCGGTGATCGTGCGCATGTCCGACTTCAAGTCCAACGAGTACGCCAACCTGATCGGTGGGCCGGTCTACGAGCCGCACGAAGAGAACCCGATGATCGGCTTCCGCGGCGCGTCCCGCTACCTGGAGCCGTCCTTCCGGGACTGCTTCGACCTCGAGTGCGAGGCCCTGTCCTTTGTCCGCAACGAGATGGGCCTGACCAACGTCAAGCTGATGATCCCGTTCGTGCGGACCCTGGACGAGGCGCAGGGCGTCATCGAACTGCTCGCTGAGAACGGCCTGCGCCGCGGCGAAAACGGCCTCGAAGTGATCATGATGTGCGAGCTGCCCTCCAACGCGCTGCTTGCCGACGAGTTCCTGGAATACTTCGACGGCTTCTCCATCGGCTCCAACGACATGACCCAGCTGACCCTGGGCCTGGACCGCGACTCGGCCATCGTGGCCAACAGCTTCGATGAGCGGGACGCCGCCGTGAAGAAGCTGCTCAGCATGGCCATCAAGGCCTGCCGGGCCCGGGAAAAGTACGTGGGCATCTGCGGCCAGGGCCCCAGCGACCACCCGGACTTCGCCGAGTGGCTGGTGAAGGAAGGCGTCAATTCCGTCT